One genomic window of Lytechinus variegatus isolate NC3 chromosome 1, Lvar_3.0, whole genome shotgun sequence includes the following:
- the LOC121417869 gene encoding uncharacterized protein LOC121417869 isoform X2, with product MLSALAKESLSKMGFKERRVILHQEVSELRSDLDNIKDAHHLVRKEIKGIRRAMKLLIASYRQQNPEGNSKPNRKLTEQNQMIRLPTEYSRNIDMESICGDLPILEPLSDDDILFGEHQDAELDLEEHVGLSSFQRRQSIQFGSPSPPENFIRRTSPTRASIQFGSDFGIVSPGFMTPEDSRPPRLASMAEDEQDETDYTTSERDTPDSIATSEDSTSLPNSNEHYDHLSQRQQSGRSRFLTRRSTVDMIDADSLRWSTKRDWEEKQYIIESIQQGRLNPGRKRPPLRRQHTQPNLLGHAEGRVMNSSVTSRRGSSVSSSPLDGRGPKPLQIQALSGHMSPTSPRSPTLPRQGLIGSPLTTRRASAAAAAAAAAALTKHHNHLRKISDVV from the coding sequence GATAACATTAAAGACGCTCATCATCTTGTCAGAAAGGAAATCAAAGGTATTCGACGTGCCATGAAGCTACTCATTGCATCCTATCGTCAGCAAAACCCCGAGGGCAATAGCAAACCAAATAGAAAATTAACCGAACAGAATCAAATGATACGACTTCCAACCGAGTACTCGAGAAATATCGATATGGAATCGATATGTGGTGACCTACCGATACTGGAGCCTCTTTCCGATGACGATATTCTATTTGGCGAACACCAAGATGCGGAATTAGATCTAGAAGAACACGTTGGGCTCTCATCGTTCCAGCGACGACAAAGCATACAGTTTGGATCACCGTCTCCGCCGGAAAATTTTATAAGACGAACTAGTCCAACTCGCGCCTCGATTCAATTCGGGTCAGATTTCGGCATCGTTTCGCCTGGATTTATGACGCCCGAAGACAGCCGACCGCCACGGCTTGCCAGTATGGCAGAAGACGAACAAGATGAAACCGATTACACGACCTCCGAACGTGACACACCGGACAGTATCGCTACGAGTGAAGATTCGACTAGTCTACCAAATTCGAATGAACACTATGATCATCTGTCCCAGCGGCAGCAAAGTGGTCGATCACGATTTCTGACGAGACGGAGCACTGTGGACATGATCGACGCAGACTCCCTGAGATGGAGCACCAAGCGGGACTGGGAAGAAAAGCAATATATTATAGAATCGATACAACAGGGAAGACTCAATCCCGGACGGAAGAGACCACCTCTTCGTCGTCAACACACTCAACCGAATCTCCTCGGACATGCAGAAGGACGCGTGATGAACTCCTCAGTGACTTCAAGGAGAGGTTCTTCAGTCTCTTCATCGCCGTTAGATGGTAGAGGTCCAAAGCCGTTACAGATTCAGGCACTGTCAGGACACATGTCACCAACCTCTCCGCGATCGCCGACCTTACCGCGTCAGGGACTCATCGGTTCACCACTTACCACTCGAAGAGCATctgcagcagcagcagcagcagctgcAGCGGCATTGACAAAGCACCATAatcacctcagaaaaatatcaGATGTGGTCTAa